Proteins encoded by one window of Terriglobales bacterium:
- a CDS encoding efflux RND transporter periplasmic adaptor subunit, which translates to MKLLRNKWFIIALLVVAVGLFAAFALSRKEKPQYFTSKVERGDVRDVVEATGTINAVITVQVGSQVSGTIQTLFADFNSRVKKGQVIARIDPSLFEGALLQAKADLENARANLASAKANLEKARATAVQAKADYERTAGLAKEGVMSQQQLDLAKATYDSADAQVSASAAQVTQAAAQVQQKSAAVNVAQTNLNYTTIHSPIDGTVVARNVDVGQTVAASLQAPTLFTIAQDLTKMQVYVSTDESDVGNIRAGQNATFKVDAFPRDTFHGHVSQIRLNATTVQNVVTYTTVVDFDNPDLKLFPGMTAYVTLPVATASNVLKVANGALRYKPDLKPEEVRALYQRYGIDAPGGSGGGNQARSGGGPQARAGGGASRPPGQQSGNPAERPTREPRQDVNIVWKLLPDGSLQPVKLKTGITDHTYTELTQVLQGDALKDGDELVTGTKTVRATSSPIGGPQRR; encoded by the coding sequence TGGTCGCCGTGGGCCTGTTCGCGGCCTTCGCCCTTTCCCGCAAAGAGAAACCGCAATACTTCACCTCCAAGGTGGAACGCGGCGACGTCCGCGACGTGGTGGAAGCGACCGGCACCATCAACGCCGTCATCACCGTCCAGGTCGGCTCGCAGGTCTCGGGCACCATTCAGACCCTGTTCGCAGACTTCAATTCCCGGGTCAAGAAGGGCCAGGTGATCGCCAGGATCGACCCTTCGCTCTTCGAGGGTGCGCTGCTCCAGGCCAAGGCCGACCTGGAAAACGCGCGCGCCAACCTCGCCTCCGCCAAGGCGAACCTGGAAAAAGCGCGGGCCACAGCGGTCCAGGCCAAGGCGGACTACGAGCGCACTGCAGGCTTGGCGAAAGAAGGCGTGATGAGCCAGCAGCAACTCGATCTGGCCAAGGCGACCTATGACAGCGCCGACGCCCAGGTCTCGGCCTCCGCGGCCCAGGTGACCCAGGCCGCCGCCCAGGTGCAGCAGAAGTCTGCCGCCGTCAATGTCGCCCAGACCAATCTCAACTACACCACCATCCACTCGCCCATCGATGGCACCGTCGTCGCCCGCAACGTGGACGTCGGACAGACCGTCGCCGCTTCGCTCCAGGCGCCGACCCTGTTCACCATCGCCCAGGACCTCACCAAGATGCAGGTGTACGTCAGCACCGACGAGAGCGATGTCGGCAACATCCGCGCCGGCCAGAACGCCACCTTCAAGGTGGACGCCTTCCCCCGCGACACCTTCCATGGGCACGTCTCCCAGATCCGCCTGAACGCGACCACGGTGCAGAACGTGGTGACTTACACCACGGTCGTGGATTTCGATAACCCCGACCTGAAGCTCTTCCCCGGCATGACCGCTTACGTGACCCTTCCGGTGGCCACCGCCTCCAACGTGCTCAAGGTGGCCAACGGCGCACTGCGCTACAAGCCCGACTTGAAACCGGAAGAGGTTCGTGCCCTGTATCAGCGCTACGGGATCGACGCTCCCGGTGGCTCCGGCGGCGGCAACCAGGCACGGAGCGGCGGAGGTCCGCAGGCGCGAGCTGGCGGCGGTGCATCTCGCCCGCCGGGACAACAAAGCGGCAACCCCGCCGAGCGCCCCACCCGCGAGCCCAGGCAGGACGTCAACATCGTCTGGAAGCTCTTGCCTGACGGCAGCCTGCAACCGGTGAAGCTGAAGACTGGCATCACCGACCACACCTACACCGAGCTGACGCAGGTGCTGCAGGGCGACGCGCTGAAGGACGGCGACGAGCTGGTGACCGGCACCAAGACCGTGCGTGCCACCAGCAGCCCCATCGGAGGCCCGCAGCGCCGCTAG